One segment of Yersinia kristensenii DNA contains the following:
- the gltS gene encoding sodium/glutamate symporter, translating to MFHLDTYGTLVAACLVLLLGRKLVQTVPFLKKYTIPEPVAGGLLVAFMMLLMQKTLGWEISFDMSLKDPLMLAFFATIGLNANLASLRAGGKALSVFVFVVVGLLLMQNAIGIALAKLMGLDPLMGLLAGSITLSGGHGTGAAWSKVFAERYGFENATEVAMACATFGLVLGGLIGGPVARYLVKHSSTPDGTPEDSEVPSAFEKPSAGRMITSLVLVETIAMIAICLMAGQVISGALLGSMFELPTFVCVLFVGVILSNTLAVIGFYKVFDRAVSVLGNVSLSLFLAMALMSLKLWELASLALPMLVILSVQALAMALYAIFVTYRLMGKNYDAAVLAAGHCGFGLGATPTAIANMQAITDRFGPSHLAFLVVPMVGAFFIDIVNVIVIKLYLLLPIFPAVVG from the coding sequence ATGTTTCATCTCGATACCTATGGCACGCTAGTCGCGGCCTGTCTGGTTTTATTGTTAGGCCGAAAACTCGTACAAACAGTCCCTTTTCTAAAAAAATACACTATTCCAGAACCGGTAGCGGGTGGTCTGCTGGTGGCTTTCATGATGCTACTGATGCAAAAGACCCTCGGTTGGGAAATCAGTTTTGATATGTCGCTGAAAGACCCCTTGATGTTGGCATTCTTTGCAACAATTGGCCTGAATGCTAACTTGGCGAGTTTGCGCGCCGGTGGCAAGGCCTTGAGTGTGTTTGTCTTTGTGGTCGTTGGCTTGCTACTGATGCAGAACGCGATTGGCATTGCTCTCGCGAAGCTGATGGGATTGGATCCGCTAATGGGCTTATTGGCCGGTTCAATTACGTTGTCAGGTGGACACGGTACCGGTGCAGCATGGAGTAAAGTGTTTGCTGAACGCTATGGTTTTGAAAATGCAACTGAAGTTGCTATGGCCTGTGCAACATTTGGCTTAGTGCTCGGCGGATTGATTGGTGGCCCGGTTGCTCGCTATCTGGTCAAACACTCTTCCACACCAGATGGCACCCCAGAGGACAGCGAAGTACCTTCCGCTTTTGAAAAGCCTTCTGCGGGCCGCATGATAACTTCATTGGTACTGGTCGAAACCATCGCCATGATTGCAATTTGCCTGATGGCTGGCCAAGTAATTTCTGGTGCGTTACTGGGCTCGATGTTTGAATTACCGACCTTTGTTTGTGTGTTATTCGTCGGAGTTATTCTCAGTAACACGCTCGCGGTCATCGGCTTCTATAAAGTCTTTGATCGCGCAGTTTCGGTGTTGGGGAATGTCAGTTTGTCACTGTTCCTGGCAATGGCTTTGATGAGCCTGAAACTGTGGGAGCTGGCTTCACTGGCATTGCCGATGTTGGTTATCTTGTCGGTACAGGCATTGGCGATGGCGCTGTACGCTATCTTCGTCACTTATCGGTTGATGGGTAAAAACTATGATGCGGCAGTGTTAGCGGCGGGCCATTGTGGTTTTGGTTTAGGTGCGACGCCGACGGCCATTGCGAATATGCAGGCCATTACTGACCGTTTCGGTCCATCACATTTAGCTTTCTTAGTGGTGCCAATGGTCGGTGCGTTCTTTATTGATATCGTCAATGTGATCGTGATTAAGCTTTATCTGTTACTACCAATCTTCCCTGCGGTAGTGGGATAA